A single window of Mugil cephalus isolate CIBA_MC_2020 chromosome 1, CIBA_Mcephalus_1.1, whole genome shotgun sequence DNA harbors:
- the LOC125016122 gene encoding high affinity immunoglobulin gamma Fc receptor I-like yields MEAASLCVRLSVLVFILLSVHNSRAVFQIIPNRLQLFQYETLSLHCEGLNGSSLIRGIRGSEGFLSACEDTNQAFTCTVPRAYQADGGEYWCETETGQTSNTVRVTVAPNCVILETPVLPVVEGDCVTLRCRNQTAVSNITTTFYKDGREIERNTAGEMTLHRVSDADQGLYKCNILDIGESPESWLAVRAFDGEARLLSRHSISVYLLLRTVLTGVMVILLLLLLGLLHRRNNNSPPHKYSQQRDLEAP; encoded by the exons ATGGAGGCTGCATCTCTCTGCGTCAGACTGA GCGTGCTTGTGTTTATTCTGCTCAGTGTCCACAACAGCA GGGCAGTTTTCCAAATCATCCCAAACCGGCTGCAGCTGTTCCAGTACGAGACCCTCTCCCTCCATTGCGAGGGCCTCAACGGCTCCTCTCTGATCCGGGGCATCAGGGGCTCCGAGGGCTTTCTTTCGGCATGCGAAGACACGAACCAGGCTTTCACCTGCACCGTCCCGAGAGCGTACCAGGCGGACGGCGGAGAGTACTGGTGTGAGACCGAGACGGGACAGACAAGCAATACAGTCAGAGTCACTGTCGCTC CCAATTGCGTGATCCTGGAGACTCCTGTCCTCCCCGTGGTGGAGGGCGACTGTGTGACGCTGCGCTGCAGAAACCAGACAGCAGTCTCCAACATCACCACGACTTTCTATAAAGACGGCCGCGAAATAGAGAGAAACACGGCCGGAGAGATGACCCTCCACAGAGTCTCTGACGCCGACCAAGGACTCTACAAATGTAACATCCTCGACATCGGAGAATCCCCAGAGAGCTGGTTGGCTGTCAGAG catttgacGGAGAAGCTCGTCTCCTCTCTCGTCACTCCATCTCCGTCTACCTCCTCCTCCGGACGGTGTTGACTGGTGTGATGGtgattctgctgctgctgctgctgggactTCTTCACAGAAGGAACAATAACTCACCtccacacaaatattcacagcaGAGGGACCTGGAAGCTCCATGA